The nucleotide window TAGCTTCTTCACTCTCTCCTCAAGACCATCCATCTCCTCGAACTCGTCTTCAAGCGCCCGCGCTGCGTCTTCCTTCTCTCCTTCCATCTCCTCGTCCCGTTTCGCCCGTTGCGCGCTGTGCTCCTCGCGTGCCTGTGCTGCAATCTCGGCAGCAGTCATGGGCGCAGCCTCTATGACGGCGCCTGAGTATGTGGGTCTGGCAGATGGTGGTGGTTCGGGCTTCTCCGCGTTCATCTCCTCCAGAAAGGCGTCCAGCTCTGCTTGTGCGGCCGCATCTAGCGGTGGTTTGGATGCTACAGGAGGCTCTGCGGGCTGCGTCTCTGCTGTGTCCTCGGGGGCTGCTGGAGCTGCATCGGGCGCGACTTCCTCCTCATC belongs to Pyrenophora tritici-repentis strain M4 chromosome 10, whole genome shotgun sequence and includes:
- a CDS encoding KfrA-N multi-domain protein produces the protein MSSKRKASDETAEERKRTRTEEEAGVPAGFFDAGATKDEEEVAPDAAPAAPEDTAETQPAEPPVASKPPLDAAAQAELDAFLEEMNAEKPEPPPSARPTYSGAVIEAAPMTAAEIAAQAREEHSAQRAKRDEEMEGEKEDAARALEDEFEEMDGLEERVKKLREKREALRSTSLRSVDVVNIAPAAPNVDEDGESESDDEDWDDWRFHPA